From Oryzias latipes chromosome 18, ASM223467v1:
atggtgtgagaaatgtaaaaaggATGCAATGTTTCAAAGGGAGCAGAGAATTCTAAGaattcttcaattctgctcccttctaatcatgaaaatgttcaatatgtgggacaaacatgtaaacatttgaacttcaattttcatgaaagaaaccaataaataaatgaactgaaaaatgaaatttgTAGTTTTTGGAGCACAGAACACGTGAGGTTCTAGTCCTGTTCAGTCTCACTGTAAGCGGCTGGCCTGGGACCAGAGAACctaattttgttttatcatgtgataaaatgacaaaaaagattTCCTGATTCTTGTGAAACGTCAATCTCTGAAACTGAGTGAGGAAGGAGTGGTAGAGTCTGCAGGTgaacggggggggggctgagtaACGATGCCTCCAAAACCTCCTTCCAGCCTCCTGcacatgaagcccattgaggaCCCTCAGGCTATTTTGGGCCACTTGAGTGCACGTTGCCCTGACTCGGGCCTTTGGGGGCTTTGGGGGCCCGGTGTGTGTTCAGGGTTGTGTCCGGCTGCTGCCACACATAAATGAGCAGTGTTTCTGCCCACACACTGACTCTCTTTCTCCATACATGGTGGGGGCCAGGTGCAGCGGCTGCTGTGGCTCAGTGCTGCAGCGATAACACGGCCCACGTCAGCGGACGGACAAAAGCTGCTCTGTGAAGCTGCACAGCTGTGACACAGATGAATGTGGACAGAGTCTGGATTCTGTCTGGATTTCAGGAACTTTAGTGCTTCATTGTCCCTGTGTAACACCTTCCTGTTCAAAACCCAAATACTTAGTCTTCCTGCTGTTGCCTGCATGGACTGGACCCCCCCATTGGTCCCCCAGACACCTGGATGATAAAGTTCAACATCCTCCATTCAGTTATGCACAGTAAAAATGATGGGGGGAGGACACGTTGAGCGGGGTTTACTCCATTTAACCCGTTTCTGAATATGGTAAATGGGTTGGTGGTTTGAAGCTCTGCCgctcaacaaaataaaagcctctgaATCTCCAGCAGGGACAGCAGACAGCTCCCACCTGCTTCCAGTGGCTCGCCTGACTCACGCCTCGTGAGCCGTCGTGAACAGACCCGACTCCCTCCGCCAGAAAACCCGGGAATTGGACCTGAAGCGTAAAAAACTTAGAGGGTGAGAAACAGACGAGCCGGACTCTACATCTGAAACCATCTCAGTTTGGTTCAATCAACTCCAACCCTTTTTTGGATCCTAGGCCTAAATCAAATCTgatgtctgagtttaaacttgCAGAGCCTCGCCGGCGGGTTTCTGCTCCGGGGAAGGAGCCCCCGCAGACTGACGGCACATCAGCTGTGCTCAGAGCGCCTCCTCCCACATGTTCGCTCTCTTTGTCATCAAAACTCACCACTGAGAGCTACCAGACATCATGAATCCACCATGTCCAACGCGATCCGGCGCTCCGTTCACAGTCGGGGCGCCGGGCTCCAGGGGGCGCCGAACCGAAGTGGGGGTTAGTTAGTTATGGtccatattttttaatgtctcaGCTGTTTGTGCACATGTGAATGATATGATCAGAAGCACGTCATGACTGATTGGgcgtcctgcagctcctccttcaCGCGGGTCTTGTTGCATGAGCGTGCGCTCCAGTGCGTCTGGCTGAACGACATTTTGGATTTTAGTTGAACATTTGGAGATGTTTGACTACAATAAAGAAATCTACTTTATTCTATTAAACCACTAACTGATATCCAACACAAACataattgaaaattaaaaatgtttctatttttacataGAGTTTAGTCTCTGTATTCTTTGAAAATCTTCTTAACACAAAGTTTATATCAAACAGCTGTGAGGATTGAGAGAAAGACGAGAAAAGAGagaatcaggacagatggaggaaagaaacaggCTGGTCTGATGGTGGACGTTCAGGACAAAGACAGTTCATACCAAGTGTGATGACTGCAGTCCCACAAGATTATTATTAAGGTGAAGTGTACAGTCccatttgtttttctatgtATTTTTGCTATGCATTGATTCTTTGTTGTTTGAGTTTTCATGTGGAGCTGTACCGGTTTAGAGATGGTGCCAAATGGGTTCTACCATTACCTGGACTCCATGGGGAAGGGAACGGGTTAATGGCTGGACTAAATATCTGTGCTCTTGGCCGTGATTGTCTGATCCTTCACagtggtgtcagaagtgggatcagtTGGTCAATAGCTCAGGTTATTTCTTCATTCCCTTTTTCTCCAAGAAGCCATGCAAAGAACCATGAGAAGTGGCAAAGCTTCAAGAGGAGATGGATCAAACCAGCCGATGGATTCTGAGGCACAAACcctggaggaaaaagaaaacagagcttCTGGAGGTTCAGATTGCACTGAGGGCCCAGGTAAGGTATCAACAATTATGGATATGATGTCTCTTCTCCGCGCTCATATGGGACAGCAGGAAGACCGGGAAGCTAAACAGAAAGAGGAGCAGACACGCCAGCAACAACGATTTAGGGCGCTTCTCCAGGTGGAAGTGCAAGCATGAACCacacctgctcctgattccagGTTAAAATCAATCTGAACCACCAGACTTGGACCCTTCGGAGGTGGGTTCTCTCCCCCAAAGTGGCTCTGACAGCAACCTCATGAATGCCCCATCAGGTCTGTCACACTTCTATGAACCTAGAATGGAAAAGCTGACAGACCATGATGATATTGACAGAAACAGAGACACTTCCATAAAAAATCAACATACAAGTATTCCATACAGCTGTGCACCACTCATGGAGAGCCACAGGAAAGGGGGCGGAGCCCAGGGAACCCTCAGCCAACCAGGACACAAGACACAAGAACaggtaaaacaaacacaactgaggATTGGGACAACAGTAGATGACACAgaatatgtatgtatttattcaatATCTGGAGGTATGACCTCATGCATATTGGATATATTTCATTAGACAGTATGTACTATGTCACAAAGCATGTATTTATTCAATACCTGAAACTAACAGTATTTGCATTTACTGCTAAATATATAATATCCATCtatacagacagacagatcaTTATAAAAACGAACAATTTATGAAcctttgtaaaatgtgtgtaatataatataatacacAATTCATGTGGTTTGGACAACATGAAGAAACTGATTTGCCATCATCATCAGCTGAACAACCTTTAAGCAAATGCATGTTTGCTTTAATTGGATGGCGTGTTGACCTCCTAGCTCCCACACAGCCGACGTGCCGTTTGGCTCAACAGACCTGCAGTCAATTTGCTTAAGCCTGTCCCATTAAATATTTCCATAGCATCAACGTCAGAGATACTTTCTCCAAACCAAAAACCTTGATGTTGAGATAAAAGCCAAAGAATATGTGAGCATCTGTGAGCGCAGCAGCACCATGGAGAGGCTTTTGGTGGCCGTCTGCCTTCTGTCAGGTAGGTCTGTCTTTTTCACCACacatgatgaatgaatggaaggGAAGATTCTTAGCTGTGTTGATTGGATGTTTTTTCCCAGAGATCTTCACCCTCTCCTCCTGCCTCCGTCAGTACCACTTTGTGAATCAGTCTTTGAACTGGACTGAAGCGCAGATCTACTGCAGACAGAACTACAGAGATCTGGCCACCATAGAAGACCCTGAGGAGCTGAAGCAGCTCATCAACGGAGTCTCATCTGCTGGTGTCGGCTCGGACGTCTGGATCGGTCTGTACAACCAAATCCACTGGAGATGGTCTGATGGTTTCACGGGGAAAGGAGCTGATTACCGGAACTGGAACACGACTGATTCAGACCCAGATTTTATTTCAGCCAACCAGTTCTGTGTAAATATTGGAGATGGTGGGGAATGGTGGGACCGTTCTTGTGGGAATAATTTCACCTCCATCTGCTACAGAGGTAAGAACATCATTTTCCTTTGACCTTGGGCATCTTTTGCAGTTTTGTTAATTGTTCTTATTTCTGGatgctcttcttcttctgccCCCATGCCTCCAAGAAATATTGAGTGAAAATATAAATCTAAAAATCCTGCCAGAATTGTGTATGTCTTTACTGCAATCTTCTCAAAAGAGCCTGCTCTCTCTCGTTCTAACCAGGAACACAGTTGGATCCTGAATTGGTTCTTGTGAGCAAGTCTTTGACCTGGTCCGGCGCTCAGAAACACTGCAGGGAGAACTTTGTGGACCTGGTCTCTGTGAGGAACGACATGGAAAACCGGAAGATCCAGAGCTTGGTGCCACAGAGCAAAAGGTCCTGGATCGGTCTGTTCAGAGATCCAGACCTGTTCTGGTCTGACGGGAGCAGCTTTGGCTTCGGTTTCTGGGATGGTGGGAAAAACGTGATTGGCTCCATGACGGTCATCTGTGGTGTGACGTCTGTGCAGAGATCAGGAAAGTGGAAGTTTCTGTCATGTGATCAAAGGCTGCCGTTTGTCTGCTACAGCCCAGGTAAGCAGAGGATTTCTAAAGAAAAGAGGTTGGAGGACAAGTCTTTGTTTGGCTGAATACTATAAATCCTTCAACTCatagttttcctgtttctctttctttattctagtatcttcctccatgttttgctgcttaactcctcctacagtgtttcatctatttcaaccatccaactattcaaatgttcagctctttcagcttttccagctctgacttttgctcctttaaatccttgaacttttccagatattccaggatttctgcctccattgaaacaaATGGGAATCCTCgatgcagaagctcgctggttcgatacccgactggcatttttcacaaacatatcttttctgttattctgctgttttaactttatttatgctCAACTTggatcatttctttgtttatttctttatttttaccaaTTCCTACCCCATAAGTTTCATTCAGTAATGCAGCATCAACCCTATATTTCCTTCTGGAAAAGCAGCTCCTTCTAAATTCAAATTCATTGTATTTAACATACCACTATCCGTTCAATAAAATACATAGTTAGTTGTAGTTAGTAAAAGTCATTTTCTTGGCTTTGGCAAATCCTAAAAGAAATGATTTGAAGTTCTGTTCTCTATAGTGGCAAACAAGATACCAAAGTCGTCTTGTTTACACAAGAAAATGTCTTTTCGTCTGCAGACACCAGATAAGCACACACCAAAGGCAAAGCCAGCAACAAACTCAAACAAGCTGCAGCCCACGAAGCTCTGCCTGAAGTCCAAGAGCAGAAAAGTTGGAGTTCTTCTTTTTAATGAACCGTTTTTATGAGCAAACCTCTGCTGCTCCAAAACCAGAAACACCGTTTGAATGTCATCTTTAGTTTGAGTTCACTAAAATCTATCGAAACTATTCCTTATAtttaaaatgcaggaaactgctgCAACTCATGTAAATGCACGGTTAAGAACACGTGTGCACGTGGGCGGAGACAGCTGAGACCCACATGGAGGATTTAGAGGAGTCAACAGCTGAAACAAAGTCCCACCACAGTGAGATCAGCTTCACTGACTCATCAGGAACTCACACAGCTGGTCTTGGGTCCATTCCAGCTCTGGACACACAGCGGAGCCCAAAAGGACTTTAGTCTGTTCCCCCATAATACACAAGAACTGCTTTGATTAAAACTAGAGGTTAACCAAAtctctgctttaaaaaataatgtttaagtGATGTTacgttaaaaaatgtttctgttttttccgtTTATGAGTCTTTTGTCAGACTAATAAAAGAATTTGATGTGATGCAGCTTTGGAAACAGGTTTCAGCCTAAAATAAATACTGCttcttatttttaatgtagTACTTGTCTTTTAAGATTTGTTCCAACAGAAAGTCAAATGAACAGATAAAGTAACAGAGGCAGAAAAAGAGTCCGTACCACAGTCCCTGTCTGGGCTCTGCCCTGCAGAACCTGCAGCATTTGGACCGGACTCCAAAGAAGCCTCTTCCAAGACACATGGAGGATGCCGGTTTGTGAGCATCTGCACCGAGGACTGCCTTAATGCCCCTGAAGACGGGTCAACACTCCGGGTTTGTCTGGATCTAATACTTCATATCTTCTGATTTCATGCAGTGACAGTGAAGGTGCTGGTAAAGCTGAAGCTCCAAACGGATGAATCTGTGGATCTGAACGACGCTGCTTTGAAAGCAAGCCTTCAGCAAAGGGTAAAACTAGAGTCTGAAAGCCCGTGACCCCCCCACGTGTAATAGCATCTGTGTGTGTACCAGTTTCAGGAGGAGCTGAAAGCCAGAGGGGTAAATGCCGTCACCCTGAGGTGGAGCCAGCAGAGTGATGGAAGAGTTTTccagaaggaaaagaagaagaaaggaatGTAGCCCCGCCCACCCTGCAGCGGGATCCTGGACGCTCAGATCGGACGtgtgccatcctatgaccccatGACTGTTCTCCCCTGACAAACATGAACGTCAGACTACAGAACAGCTTGGTGTAGCTATACTGTTCACTTAAAAAATCCAAAGCTTGACAAAACACCACAAAGACAAATTAGGCTAAAACTGTTACAGTTGTCAATAgtttgaaacttttattttaatttagctttctTAAAAACGAATATTGTCAAATGAATAATACAGGTCAAATATTAGATTTTTCCTCATATCTTAAGTTATGAAGAGAAATTAGATCAgaagatttgtgtgtgtgtgtaatacttGGTTTGGAACTTGTGCCTTTTGTGCATAACTGTGTGTACTATCAAGTGTGTACTCACCTGTACGCTCAAAAACGCACATATATGAAATacaatttacgcacgcacaactTGACACTACAGCAGCCTAACTTTGCCCTGCACCTGTCCCAGGGGACCATCCTGACCTGCAGGGGCCACAGAATACCCCCCCCGTGGAGATGGCGGATGATCAATCTGATATGGGTTGGCTCCCAAAGTTCTTGTAATAATATATAATGTATATATATCATATAGTAATAAAATGATGGATGTTCTGCTGTTAACTAGAAGTTGATCATAAATACCTTCATTCTTTATTGATTATGTTTGATGTTAAGTAATAAGATGGTGTATAAACTACATCATGTTGGTTTGGTTTTGCTGCAATACATGATCACAATAGAAATCATGTTAGAAGCACAAATGAATATTGTTGCTATAGCAACTGTTTGGGAGTTTCTGTCAGGAACTATTTCCCCCAAAGTGGGGTAATCACAGCAGGCTGCAGTTTTAGAGTTTATGTCACGATTTCTAAAACTGTTGGATTTGTCTTAAAAACCACACAAAAGTCAgcttatggatggatggacgtacGTCACCATTTAATGAATAATCGTTACAATTAGACCATATAATTAACTGCCAGGCAGGGTCAGAGCCAAAGAGGCCGTCACCGTCTGTACTGCAGGGCTCCCTAATGTCGCTCAGTCATGtcttttaaccaatcagaaatcAGGAAAACAGAGGAATCATAAAAAGACTGAAagacttggtcatttttttgaAGAACTTTCATTTGAGGACGATGGAAACGCTGGATCCAGCAGAGGAAACTACTTGGAGCTCCTTTCTGTCATTGCTGACAGAAACACGGTGATGCATTACGACCCGTCAACTGATAAAGTGTTTAGTGGGACTTCAGGTGAAATACAAATGGAACTGATCAGTGCAATTAAAGTGATAGAAGAAGAAATCAGAAGTGAAGTGAAAAAGTAGCGTTTTAGTGGATTTAGAGGCTTTGATTGTGGCTGCAGGAATGTTCAATAGTCAATGCAAAGCTGGTTTCTGCATCGTAAAATGGTTCATGAGGGGTTCAGGGATTCAGACGTAGTTCTACTGAAGGTCCAGGTGTGTAACGGTCTGCCACTGGTCTTTATATTCGTGAACAGATAATCTGCCTCCCGCCTGTCTCCAAAGCTCCTGTTGTCCGTCTTTTGTGTTGGCCATTTCTGTGGAGTGTGAGATTAATGTGTCCGATGTGACTGGAGCACGAAAAAAGGAGCGCTTGACAGTTTGGACCGTGTGCCAACAtactagcaaagcattgtgggatttgtagtttGAGCAGTAAAGGAATACACTGCTGGTCAGctctaatgcacatttgatatAATCTAGCAGGCCAATGATAACGggcctgagtttgacacatgtggggTGAGGGATGAACAGCAGTGGACCAAGCACTGAACCTTGAGGAACACCTTGCAACAGAGGAGCAGTGGAAGATGAGCGGTTGTTCCCTGTGAGAAACTGTTGCTGGTTGGTGCGGTAGGACTGAAGCCGGGACAGAGCAGAGCCAGTGAGACAGTTCTTTAGGCGTGAGAGCAGGATGGACGGACTGATGGTGTCGAATACTGCAGTGGATGGAGAGCTGtccagagtcagaggacaggaggatgaagagctgtccagagtcagaggacaggaggatggagagatgtccagagtcagaggacaggaggatgaagagctgtccagagtcagaggacaggaggatgaagagctgtccagagtcagaggacaggaggatggaaagatgtccagagtcagaggacaggaggatgaagagctgtccagagtcagaggacaggaggatgaagagctgtccagagtcagaggacaggaggatggagagatgtccagagtcagaggacaggaggatgaagagctgtccagagtcagaggacaggaggatgaagagctgtccagagtcagaggacaggaggatggagAGATGTCCAGAGTCaaggacaggaggatgaagagctgtccagagtcagaggacaggaggatgaagagctgtccagagtcagaggacaggaggatggagagatgtccagagtcagaggacaggaggatgaagagctgtccagagtcagaggacaggaggatgaagagctgtccagagtcagaggacaggaggatgaagagctgtccagagtcagaggacaggaggatggagagatgtccagagtcagaggacaggaggatgaagagctgtccagagtcagaggacaggaggatgaagagctgtccagagtcagaggacaggaggatgaagagctgtccagagtcagaggacaggaggatggagagatgtccagagtcagaggacaggaggatgaagagctgtccagagtcagaggacaggaggatgaagagctgtccagagtcagaggacaggaggatgaagagctgtccagagtcagaggacaggaggatgaagagctgtccagagtcagaggacaggaggatgaagagctgtccagagtcagaggacaggaggatgaagagctgtccagagtcagaggacaggaggatgaagagctgtccagagtcagaggacaggaggatggagagatgtccagagtcagaggacaggaggatgaagagctgtccagagtcagaggacaggaggatgaagagctgtccagagtcagaggacaggaggatggagagatgtccagagtcagaggacaggaggatgaagagctgtccagagtcagaggacaggaggatgagagctgtccagagtcagaggacaggaggatgaagagctgtccagagtcagaggacaggaggatgaagagctgtccagagtcagaggacaggaggatgaagagctgtccagagtcagaggacaggaggatggagagatgtccagtcagaggacaggaggatgaggagctgtcaagtcagaggacaggaggatgaggagctgtccagtcagaggacaggaggatgaagagctgtccagtcagaggacaggaggatgaggagctgtccagtcagaggacaggaggatgaagagctgtccagagtcagaggacaggaggatgaagagctgtccagtcagaggacaggaggatgaggagctgtccagtcagaggacaggaggatgaggagctgtccagtcagaggacaggaggatgagagctgtccagtcagaggacaggaggatgaagagctgtccagtcagaggacaggaggatgaggagctgtccagtcagaggacaggaggatgaagagctgtccagtcagaggacaggaggatgagagctgtccagtcagaggacaggaggatgaagagctgtccagtcagaggacaggaggatgaggagctgtccagtcagaggacaggaggatgaagagctgtccagagtcagaggacaggaggatgagagctgtccagtcagaggacaggaggatgaagagctgtccagtcagaggacaggaggatgaagagctgtccagtcagaggacaggaggatgaggagctgtccagtcagaggacaggaggatgaagagctgtccagtcagaggacaggaggatgaggagctgtccagtcagaggacaggaggatgaagagctgtccagtcagaggacaggaggatgaggagctgtccagtcagaggacaggaggatgaagagctgtccaagtcagaggacaggaggatgaggagctgtccagtcagaggacaggaggatgaagagctgtccagtcagaggacaggaggatgaggagctgtccagtcagaggacaggaggatgaagagctgtccagtcagaggacaggaggatgaggagctgtccagtcagaggacaggaggatgaggagctgtcaagtcagaggacaggaggatgaggagctgtccagtcagaggacaggaggatgaagagctgtccagtcagaggacaggaggatgaggagctgtcaagtcagaggacaggaggatgagagCTGTCcaagtcagaggacaggaggatgaagagctgtccagtcagaggacaggaggatgaggagctgtccagagtcagaggacaggaggatgagagctgtccagagtcagaggacaggaggatgagagctgtccagagtcagaggacaggaggatgaagagctgtccagagtcagaggacaggaggatgagagctgtccagagtcagaggacaggaggatggagagatgtccagagtcagaggacaggaggatggagagctgtccagagtcagaggacaggaggatgaggaggatgaagacatgtccagagtcagaggacaggaggatgaagagctgtccagagtcagaggacaggaagatgaggagctgtccagagtcagaggacaggaggatgaggagctaTCCatagtcagaggacaggaggatgaagagctgtccagagtcagaggacaggaggatggagagatgtccagagtcagaggacaggaagatgaggagctgtcaagtcagaggacaggaggatgaggagctaGTCCATAgtcagtcagaggacaggaggatgaggagctgtccagtcagaggacaggaggatgaagagctgtcagtcagaggacaggaggatgagagctgtcagtcagaggacaggaggatgaggagctgtcaagtcagaggacaggaggatgaggagctgtccagtcagaggacaggaggatgaagagctgtccagtcagaggacaggaggatgaagagctgtcaagtcagaggacaggaggatga
This genomic window contains:
- the LOC105353779 gene encoding lymphocyte antigen 75-like produces the protein MMNEWKGRFLAVLIGCFFPEIFTLSSCLRQYHFVNQSLNWTEAQIYCRQNYRDLATIEDPEELKQLINGVSSAGVGSDVWIGLYNQIHWRWSDGFTGKGADYRNWNTTDSDPDFISANQFCVNIGDGGEWWDRSCGNNFTSICYRGTQLDPELVLVSKSLTWSGAQKHCRENFVDLVSVRNDMENRKIQSLVPQSKRSWIGLFRDPDLFWSDGSSFGFGFWDGGKNVIGSMTVICGVTSVQRSGKWKFLSCDQRLPFVCYSPGKQRISKEKRLEDKSLFG